The Nitrospirota bacterium region AGGCCAAGCTGGCGGCGGCGGCCAAGGAGGCCGAAGCCCTGTTCGCAGCCGCCCGGGAGCGGGCTCAGCGGGTGCAGGAAGAAAACGAACAGCGCTTGCAGGCCGACGCGGAGCGGATCAAAGGGGATGCGCAGCGGGAGATCGATGCGGAGCGGCGCAAGGCGATTCAGGACATCCGCAACCAGACGACGGACCTGGCCTTGTTGGTGGCGGAGAAGGTCTTGGGGCGCAGCCTCAACGATGCGGATCACCGCCGGCTGGCCGACGAAGCCCTGGCGGCCGCGGCCAAGCAGTTCCAGAAAAACTGATCGGTCCCGGCGAGCGCAGTGAGAAAAGGCCCGGCATCCAGCCGGGCCTTTTTTATTGGCGTCGGGTCAGTTGCCGCCGCCCTGACGATAGCCGGCCGGATCGAGGGTGACGGTCGTGAAGCCGAAACGGCGCAACTGTTCGGTGACCCTGCGCTGCATGGCCGGCTCCAGCAGCCGGGAGACTTCCTCGGGCTCCACCTCCACCCGCGCCGCGCCCTCCCGGTCCCGCACCCGGACCTGCAGGAATCCCTGGTCCATCAGAAACGCCTCGGCCCGTTCCACGCGCGCCAGCTTTTCGGCGGTGACGGGGGTCCCCCGCTGAATGCGGGATGAGAGACAGGCCGCCGCCGGCTTCTCCCAGTTCGAAAGTCCCAGCTCCCTGGCCAGCGCACGGACTTCCTCCTTTGAGAGGTTCGCTTCCACCAGGGGACTCCGCACGCCCCATTCCCGGGCGGCCAGGAGGCCGGGCCGGTCGTCACCCAGGTCGTCCAGGTTGGTGCCGTCCACCACGGCGCCCATCGCCATTTCTTGCCGGAGCTTGGCCAATCCTTGGTAGAGGTCGGTCTTGCAATGGTAGCAGCGGCCCGCGTCGTTCTTGACGAAGTCCTGGATCAGGAGTTGGTCGGTCTCCACGAGGCGGTGCCGGGCTCCGACTTGGGCCGCGACCTGCTTGGCCTGTTCCAGTTCCACGTCCGGAAGCGTGGAGGACACGGCGGTGACGGCGAGCGCCCGGGCCCCCAGCGCGTCGTGCGCGACTTTCATCACCACCGTGCTGTCGGTCCCGCCCGAATAGGCGACGAGCACGGAGCCCATCTTCCTGAGAAGCTGCTCCAGTGTCCGATGTTTCTGGGCGAGGGAGGGGGTCACGGCTTCCTCGGCGTCATTAGCGCAGGGGGCTACTTGGCCAGCGTCGCGTTGGCGGTCGGCTTCACCTGCGCCTTGGCCTGGTTGGCCACCACGACCAGGGCATAGTTCGTGGAATTCAAGTACTGTTTCGCCACCCGCAAGACATCCTCCTTGGTGACTTTCTCGATCCAACTCGGATAGCGGGTGAAGTAGTCCATGCCCAGGCCGTAGAATTCCACCTGGCTGAGCACCTCGGCCAGTTTGCCGGTTGTGTCCAAGCGGAGCGGAAAGCTCCCCATCAGATAGGCCTTGGCATCGGCCAGTTCCTCGTCGGTCACGGGGGCATCGCGAATCCCGTTGAGTTCGGCCAGCACGCCGGCGATGGCCTGGTTGGCTGTTTCGTTTCTCGTCTGGAGGCTGATCATGAAGGCGCCCGGCATCAGGTTCGCGTCGAAGTTGCTCATCACCCCGTAGGCCAGGCCCTGGTTGTCCCGAATGGAATTCATGAGGCGGGAGGAAAACCCGCCGGCCCCCAGGATGTAGTTCATCACCGTCACGGCGTAAAAGTCCGGGTTGGTTCGGCTGATGCCCTGGTGGCCCAGCATGATCGTGGCCTGCGACAGCTCCTTCTGGATCAGCTTGACCACCGGCTTCGTGACCGGGGCCGCCGGGGTCGTGACGCGGGGCGGCGGCTGCGCCCGCTTCCAGGAGCCGAAGTGTGTGGCCACCAGCGCCTTCGCCTGCTCGACCGTGATGTCGCCCACGATGGTCAGGATCGTCTGGTTCGGCAGATACTCGCGACCGTAGAACTGCCGGACGTCCTTCCGCGTGACGGTGGCCAGGGTCGCTTCGGTTCCGTTCACCGGCCAGCGGTAGGGATGGCCGTCGAAGACGAGCTGGTTGAAGGCCTTGGCGGCGATCGTTCCGGGATCGTCTTTCTCGCTTTGCATCTCGCCCAGGATCTGGCTGCGGACACGACGGAGCTCTTTCTCCGGAAAGGAGGGGCGTAGCAGAACGTCGGCCAGCAGCGACACGCCCAGTGCCTGGTCCTTCTTCAGGACTTTCACCGCCGCCGTGGTGAAATCGTCTCCGCCTTTGATAACCAACTGGCCTCCCACAAACTCGATCTGCTCGGCCAATTGCGTGGCGCTGCGGGTGGCGGTTCCTTCATCCAGCAGGCTGGCCACGAGATTAGCAAGGCCGGCCTTGCCGGGCGGGTCCTGGACCGAGCCGGTCTTGACCAGCGCGTGGACTTGCACGATCGGCAGCGCCGGTTGTTCCAATACGAGCACCGTCAGTCCGTTCGGCGCGACGTAGCGGACCGGATTGATGTTGGCCGCTTGCGCCGTTTCGGCTTGGAGCAGGGGGCCGCAAACAATCAACAGCAGGCTGGCGACCAATAGGCAGGCTGCCCGCTGCATTCTGCGTTCTGCCTTCCGTGTTTTCATCATCACTGCGCCTCGCTCATGAGCGTCGGTGCCGGTGAAGGCGCCGCAGGTTGCGTCGGCGTCGGGATCAGGATGCCCACCGTGCGGGCGTCCTGGATCAGGTAGCGCTTGGCCACCCGCTGGACATCCGCGGCCGTGACGCGGCGGAGGCGTTCCACGAACTGGTCCACTTGGCGCCAGCCCGCTCCCACCGTCTCGGCCTGGGCGAGGAGCATGGCCTGGCGGAAGTTGGAGTCCTGGCCGAAGATATATTCCGCCTCCACTTGGTTCTTGGCCCGCTCCAGCTCTTTGGCTGTGGGCGGCGCGGCCTGCAGCTTGGCGATTTCCTTGTAGAGGGCCTGCTCGACGTCCTCCACCTTCTGGCCCGGCTTGACCACGACGAAGCAATAAAACAGTTCCGGGTCCGTGGCCAGCAGGTTGTACTCGGCCCCGACGGCCAGGGCTTTCTTCTGCTCGTAGACCAGGCTCTGATACAGCCGCGCGCTCTTGCCGTGCGACAGGATGGATTCCAGGACCGTGAGGGCATAGGCGTCCTCGTCCTTGAAGTTCGGTACCCGGTACCCGGCCATGATGAACGGCAGTTGGGCGTCGCGCTTCACGACGATCCGCCGTTCCCCACGCTGCTCCGGCTCGGCCACGATCTGGGCGGTCGGCACGGGTTTGGCCGGGATGGGCTCGAACAGGCGTGTGATGGTCGGGAGCAGGGTCTCGGCCTTGATGTCCCCGACGACGACCAGGGTCGCGTTGTTCGGCACGTAGTAGGTGTCGTAATGCTGCCGGAGGTCTTCCCTGGTCATGGCGTTGAGGTCCGGAAACCAGCCGATGATCGGCCAGTGATAGGGATGCATCAGGAAGGCCTGGGCGAAGAGGGACTCGGCCAGGAAGGATTGCGGATCGTCCTCCGTTCTCAGCCGGCGCTCCTCCTTGACCACTTCCCGCTCGAGCTGGAATTCCTTGTCGTCCAGGAGCAGGCCGCGCAGCCGGTCGGCTTCCAGCTCCAGCGCCAGCTCCGTCCGGTCCGCCGCCAGGTTCTCAAAGTAACCGGTGAAATCCTGGCTGGTAAAGGCATTGTCGTTGCCCCCGTTCTTGCGGATGATTTTGGAGAAGAGGCCTTTGCCGTGCTTGGGGGTGCCCTTGAACATCATGTGCTCGAGCATGTGGGACAGGCCGGCCCGCCCCATGATCTCGTTGCGGGAGCCGACCTTGTACCAGATCTGGACCGTCACCACGGGAGCCTTGGGGGACTCGACCAGCAGCACTTTCAGCCCGTTCGCCAGGATGTATTCCTTGGTCTCGGCCGAGCGGGCGGCGCTTGGCCAGGCGGACAGGAGGAGCAGCGCAATCAGGAAAAAGGCTCGCGGGATGCAGGGCCGACGTACATTCATCATGCAGCGTTCCTCATTCATCGTTGCCGTACTTCTTAACAACCGGCTTCCGCCGGTGTCAAGGCGGGGATCAGGGTCTGTGGCGTGATCAGGCCCTGGAGATCGCCGAGCTGGCCGCAGGCGCCCAGCACGTCGCGGCCCTTGCTCTTGCGGATGAAGGTATCCACCCCGGCCTGCTTCAGGATCGTCTGGAACCGCAGGACCCTGTCGTCGGTCGGGCGTTGGTAGGCACTGCCGGGAAAGGGATTGAAGGGAATCAAATTGACCTTGCACCGGATGCCGGCGA contains the following coding sequences:
- a CDS encoding insulinase family protein; the encoded protein is MMKTRKAERRMQRAACLLVASLLLIVCGPLLQAETAQAANINPVRYVAPNGLTVLVLEQPALPIVQVHALVKTGSVQDPPGKAGLANLVASLLDEGTATRSATQLAEQIEFVGGQLVIKGGDDFTTAAVKVLKKDQALGVSLLADVLLRPSFPEKELRRVRSQILGEMQSEKDDPGTIAAKAFNQLVFDGHPYRWPVNGTEATLATVTRKDVRQFYGREYLPNQTILTIVGDITVEQAKALVATHFGSWKRAQPPPRVTTPAAPVTKPVVKLIQKELSQATIMLGHQGISRTNPDFYAVTVMNYILGAGGFSSRLMNSIRDNQGLAYGVMSNFDANLMPGAFMISLQTRNETANQAIAGVLAELNGIRDAPVTDEELADAKAYLMGSFPLRLDTTGKLAEVLSQVEFYGLGMDYFTRYPSWIEKVTKEDVLRVAKQYLNSTNYALVVVANQAKAQVKPTANATLAK
- the larE gene encoding ATP-dependent sacrificial sulfur transferase LarE, with the protein product MGSVLVAYSGGTDSTVVMKVAHDALGARALAVTAVSSTLPDVELEQAKQVAAQVGARHRLVETDQLLIQDFVKNDAGRCYHCKTDLYQGLAKLRQEMAMGAVVDGTNLDDLGDDRPGLLAAREWGVRSPLVEANLSKEEVRALARELGLSNWEKPAAACLSSRIQRGTPVTAEKLARVERAEAFLMDQGFLQVRVRDREGAARVEVEPEEVSRLLEPAMQRRVTEQLRRFGFTTVTLDPAGYRQGGGN
- the atpF gene encoding ATP synthase F0 subunit B, producing the protein MPQFESHFFSSLMFWEVVSFAILLWILAKYAFPPILETLEARERKIRESLEQADRHRAEAERKMHEYEAKLAAAAKEAEALFAAARERAQRVQEENEQRLQADAERIKGDAQREIDAERRKAIQDIRNQTTDLALLVAEKVLGRSLNDADHRRLADEALAAAAKQFQKN
- a CDS encoding insulinase family protein, which gives rise to MNVRRPCIPRAFFLIALLLLSAWPSAARSAETKEYILANGLKVLLVESPKAPVVTVQIWYKVGSRNEIMGRAGLSHMLEHMMFKGTPKHGKGLFSKIIRKNGGNDNAFTSQDFTGYFENLAADRTELALELEADRLRGLLLDDKEFQLEREVVKEERRLRTEDDPQSFLAESLFAQAFLMHPYHWPIIGWFPDLNAMTREDLRQHYDTYYVPNNATLVVVGDIKAETLLPTITRLFEPIPAKPVPTAQIVAEPEQRGERRIVVKRDAQLPFIMAGYRVPNFKDEDAYALTVLESILSHGKSARLYQSLVYEQKKALAVGAEYNLLATDPELFYCFVVVKPGQKVEDVEQALYKEIAKLQAAPPTAKELERAKNQVEAEYIFGQDSNFRQAMLLAQAETVGAGWRQVDQFVERLRRVTAADVQRVAKRYLIQDARTVGILIPTPTQPAAPSPAPTLMSEAQ